In Solobacterium moorei, a single genomic region encodes these proteins:
- a CDS encoding DUF2871 family protein, translating into MAIFESLFDVTYLSLVIGLGVRLLLEKTKGAKLFGIMAILLGMGDAFHLVPRIVAHLSPFGFETYSFVLSWGQFITSITMTVFYVLYYYFYRRQSGDMDKNKMLIIYALALVRIILVLMPMNNWGTAEGNYMFGIYRNIPFAIMGALLIYWSYQERVKEGLANMWILILLSFLFYIPVVLWSDTYPIVGALMMPKTVAYLLIVVFGYKYYICTFERINLLGLAFTNLIMGLLTGVFYREFSKFYLYYEPTHLGKIHGHVLTLGFIGMLLLYLLTGNMSDEQLQKLKRPIYVMEAGLVFTVVNMFVLGVHEIVSLIVEALDMNRNTINMSALNGMSGLGHILLSVGLIWTLVKVFNIEKLIETK; encoded by the coding sequence ATGGCAATCTTTGAGAGTTTATTTGATGTGACATATTTATCACTTGTAATTGGTTTAGGCGTTAGACTATTGCTAGAAAAAACAAAAGGTGCAAAGTTATTTGGTATCATGGCAATTTTATTAGGCATGGGGGATGCATTCCACTTAGTTCCAAGAATCGTTGCACATCTTAGTCCTTTTGGCTTTGAAACATATAGTTTTGTATTGTCATGGGGGCAATTTATAACTAGTATCACTATGACTGTTTTCTATGTTCTGTATTATTACTTTTATCGTAGACAAAGTGGTGATATGGACAAAAATAAAATGTTAATAATCTATGCATTAGCGCTAGTACGAATCATTCTAGTTCTGATGCCAATGAATAACTGGGGCACAGCAGAAGGAAATTATATGTTTGGTATTTATCGTAATATTCCTTTCGCAATTATGGGTGCTTTACTCATTTACTGGTCATATCAGGAAAGGGTGAAAGAAGGACTGGCTAATATGTGGATTTTGATTCTTCTTAGCTTTCTATTCTATATTCCAGTCGTATTATGGAGTGATACATATCCAATCGTTGGCGCACTTATGATGCCTAAGACAGTTGCATATTTATTGATAGTTGTATTTGGATATAAGTATTATATTTGTACTTTTGAGCGAATCAATCTACTAGGGCTTGCGTTTACAAACCTAATTATGGGATTGCTTACTGGTGTTTTCTATCGTGAGTTCAGTAAATTCTATTTATATTACGAGCCAACACATTTAGGTAAGATTCATGGACATGTCTTAACACTTGGCTTTATTGGTATGTTGCTCTTATATCTTTTGACAGGTAATATGTCGGATGAACAACTACAGAAGTTGAAGCGTCCAATTTATGTGATGGAGGCAGGACTCGTGTTTACTGTTGTAAATATGTTTGTGCTTGGTGTTCATGAAATTGTGAGTCTAATTGTTGAAGCTTTAGACATGAATAGAAATACCATCAATATGTCAGCGTTGAATGGAATGAGTGGTTTAGGACATATCTTATTATCAGTTGGATTAATTTGGACTTTAGTAAAAGTATTCAATATTGAAAAATTAATAGAAACCAAGTAA
- a CDS encoding TetR/AcrR family transcriptional regulator, whose amino-acid sequence MYLAKDTFENLKTDKKEKVLIVLKKIFQEKPFQEVTVKEIVEELGIARGSFYQYFDDLEDAYFTVLNVEVTDIHKLFMKLLYEKKGNLEIALLEYSELISDILFAPNAYPIYKNRYLYWDENLDVRWKKEYQNQIQIFTDQNSIEREKMYYLQGVVHMLIKRNFQEQWSSQEFQKKFSQHIHWIMKGVNDNGNL is encoded by the coding sequence ATGTATTTGGCGAAAGATACTTTTGAAAACTTGAAAACTGATAAGAAAGAAAAAGTGTTGATTGTTTTAAAAAAGATATTTCAAGAAAAACCATTTCAAGAGGTTACGGTCAAGGAGATTGTTGAAGAGTTAGGAATTGCAAGAGGGAGCTTCTATCAATACTTTGATGATCTTGAAGATGCATACTTTACCGTTTTGAATGTAGAAGTGACGGATATTCATAAGTTATTTATGAAGCTACTTTATGAGAAAAAAGGTAATCTTGAAATAGCTTTGCTGGAGTATAGTGAGTTAATTTCAGATATTCTCTTTGCCCCGAATGCATATCCTATTTATAAGAATAGATATCTTTACTGGGATGAAAATCTGGATGTGAGATGGAAAAAAGAGTATCAGAATCAAATTCAAATTTTTACAGATCAAAACTCAATTGAAAGAGAAAAAATGTATTATCTGCAAGGAGTTGTACACATGCTAATTAAAAGGAACTTTCAGGAGCAGTGGTCTTCACAGGAATTCCAAAAGAAATTTAGCCAGCATATTCATTGGATCATGAAAGGAGTAAATGATAATGGCAATCTTTGA
- a CDS encoding GNAT family N-acetyltransferase, with the protein MLDGKKIGECNLRVGHNDKTYLGGNIGYQIDENFRGHHYAAKACKLLFALAREHELGYLIITCEPNNIASLRTCERLGGTLLEIADIPETSDMYQVGKRKVNIYRFVL; encoded by the coding sequence TTGCTTGACGGTAAGAAAATTGGCGAATGTAATTTAAGAGTAGGGCATAATGATAAAACATATCTTGGAGGCAATATCGGATATCAGATTGACGAGAATTTTAGAGGGCATCATTACGCTGCAAAAGCTTGTAAACTATTATTTGCGTTAGCAAGAGAACATGAGTTAGGCTATTTAATCATTACATGTGAACCAAATAACATTGCATCATTGCGAACTTGTGAAAGGCTGGGTGGAACACTTTTGGAAATCGCGGATATTCCGGAAACAAGTGATATGTATCAAGTTGGTAAAAGAAAAGTAAATATATATCGCTTTGTTTTATAA
- a CDS encoding GNAT family N-acetyltransferase — protein MNLKLENIESEKTQELANLIRTYNRSNREPSKSEPLNIYAEDEMGNLMAGMVAETFGNWLEIEYLYVRDDLRGQGFGSKILEMAEKESKTRGCKYSFVNTFNFQAPNFYEKHGYKEVLILKEYPYTGKRYYYTKEL, from the coding sequence ATGAATTTGAAATTAGAAAATATAGAATCTGAAAAGACACAAGAATTGGCAAATTTAATCCGAACATATAATAGATCTAATAGAGAGCCATCAAAAAGTGAACCTCTCAACATTTATGCGGAAGATGAAATGGGTAATTTAATGGCTGGAATGGTAGCGGAGACTTTTGGGAATTGGCTTGAGATTGAATATTTGTATGTTAGAGATGATTTAAGGGGGCAAGGTTTTGGTTCAAAAATTTTAGAAATGGCAGAAAAGGAATCGAAAACTAGAGGGTGTAAGTATTCATTCGTTAATACGTTTAATTTTCAAGCACCAAACTTTTATGAAAAGCATGGTTATAAAGAGGTGCTCATATTGAAAGAATATCCATATACAGGGAAGCGATATTATTATACAAAGGAGTTGTGA
- a CDS encoding potassium/proton antiporter, whose translation MFYISVILLAALIAVQIAKKSGIPSLMLFLSLGIVSSLIGFNFNDYQFAENFSKIALLIIIFYGGFGTNWKAGRTVVIESLILSTLGVIFTSLLTGTLIHFILRFGWIESFLIGSIIGSTDYASVSNILSSKNLNLKYNTASLLELESGSNDPMAFTLTCIFLALIKGEQISIGIMLFFQIFWGILIGVIVAYVVRKFMEYTDLQKSGFITVFIIAVVLLSFSISELLNGNGYLTVYILGLILGNQVFIAKKEVTFFFDGVSNIMNILLFFILGLLATPAHILTNLFFAIVIAIVLIFIVRPIIVFGLMLPFDLKLNQKWLVSWGGLRGAAAIAFAIMVVNQYKTSPVDIFHIVFGVCLLSSLIQGSSMKWVTEKLHMIDPRNEVLRTFNYYVGKGNITFVKSVVDEGGILAHRQIKDISLDKHLIIAKVIRDDKPLVPNGSLVLKPNDVIVWSGEEYFDPNGQDLIEFTVTEHHAWNHKYIRDLKLPDNKLIISINRNDEIIPATGSTLIQTEDRILLFKGKNTK comes from the coding sequence ATGTTTTATATATCAGTCATATTACTGGCTGCTCTGATTGCGGTTCAGATAGCGAAGAAGTCAGGGATTCCTTCTTTGATGTTGTTCTTGTCTTTGGGTATTGTAAGCAGTCTAATTGGTTTTAACTTTAACGATTACCAATTTGCGGAAAACTTCTCGAAGATTGCATTATTAATTATCATCTTCTATGGTGGCTTTGGCACAAACTGGAAAGCTGGAAGAACTGTCGTAATTGAATCATTAATTCTATCAACATTAGGAGTAATATTTACGTCATTACTGACCGGAACGTTGATACATTTTATTCTACGCTTTGGCTGGATAGAGAGCTTCTTAATTGGTTCAATTATTGGCTCTACGGACTACGCATCTGTATCGAATATTCTTTCTTCAAAGAATCTAAATTTAAAATACAATACTGCATCTCTTTTAGAACTTGAAAGTGGATCAAACGACCCGATGGCGTTTACACTAACTTGTATTTTCTTAGCATTAATCAAAGGTGAACAGATTTCTATCGGTATAATGTTATTCTTTCAGATATTCTGGGGTATTCTCATTGGTGTAATCGTTGCTTATGTTGTTCGCAAATTCATGGAGTATACAGACCTTCAAAAGAGTGGATTTATTACAGTCTTTATCATTGCGGTTGTACTATTATCTTTCTCGATTAGTGAACTGTTGAATGGTAATGGATACCTAACGGTATATATTCTTGGATTGATATTAGGAAATCAAGTTTTTATCGCAAAGAAAGAGGTGACATTCTTCTTTGATGGTGTATCTAACATTATGAATATCCTGTTGTTCTTTATTTTGGGATTACTTGCGACACCTGCACATATCTTGACGAACTTATTCTTTGCGATTGTCATTGCAATTGTACTCATTTTTATTGTTAGACCAATCATAGTGTTTGGACTGATGTTACCATTTGATTTGAAGCTCAATCAAAAGTGGTTAGTATCTTGGGGAGGACTTCGTGGCGCAGCTGCGATTGCCTTTGCAATTATGGTAGTAAATCAGTATAAAACAAGTCCTGTGGATATCTTCCATATTGTCTTTGGCGTCTGCTTACTATCATCACTCATACAAGGCTCCTCTATGAAGTGGGTAACAGAAAAGTTACATATGATTGATCCTCGTAATGAAGTATTAAGAACATTTAATTACTATGTTGGAAAAGGGAATATTACATTTGTAAAATCAGTAGTAGATGAGGGTGGTATTCTCGCACATCGTCAGATAAAAGATATTTCTTTAGATAAGCACTTAATTATTGCAAAGGTAATTCGTGATGATAAGCCATTAGTTCCTAATGGAAGTCTTGTTCTAAAACCCAATGATGTTATTGTTTGGAGCGGCGAAGAGTATTTTGATCCAAACGGACAAGATCTCATAGAATTTACAGTGACAGAACATCATGCATGGAATCATAAATATATTCGTGACTTGAAGCTTCCGGACAATAAGTTGATTATTTCAATTAATCGGAATGATGAAATTATACCAGCGACAGGTAGTACGCTGATCCAAACGGAAGATCGTATATTACTGTTTAAAGGGAAGAATACAAAATAG
- a CDS encoding FAD-dependent oxidoreductase: MNKKVGNIIIGFGKAGKTLANYLGDKGEKTILVEKSSNMYGGTCINVGCIPSKFLATAADRRSYSQVNDEEYYKNAVINKKALIAKLNKANYDKVAMNSNVKVIEGLASFKDEHTVNIQTANGVEEVSADRIFINTGAKPFIPSVEGLEVGKRIHTSETLMNLEDFPKTLTILGSGFIGLEFAATYAKFGTKVTVIDKAEKLLAREDNDVASAVFESYKSLGVDFIFSADTKHVEQDENTVTVSYEVNGETGKIFSDVLLVATGRTPNTKELNLENAGVSVSERGFVNVNEHLQTNKPHIFAMGDVNGGPQFTYISLDDYRIVKSYLDGNGAYIRNDRQPIAFSAFLHPTYSRVGLSEKEARQAGYNIKVATLPVTAIPKAKILGNQTGIYKAVVDADTNRILGTVLFAEESHEVINIVVTAMIAKQPYTVLANQIFTHPTMAEALNDFLV; this comes from the coding sequence ATGAATAAGAAAGTAGGAAATATTATTATTGGTTTTGGTAAGGCTGGTAAAACACTGGCAAATTACTTAGGAGATAAAGGTGAAAAAACAATATTAGTAGAAAAGTCTTCTAATATGTATGGAGGTACATGTATCAATGTAGGTTGTATTCCATCTAAGTTTTTAGCAACTGCAGCTGATCGTAGAAGCTACAGCCAAGTAAACGACGAAGAATATTATAAGAATGCAGTTATCAATAAAAAAGCTTTGATTGCAAAACTCAATAAGGCAAACTATGACAAGGTTGCGATGAACAGTAACGTCAAAGTGATTGAAGGACTAGCTTCATTCAAGGATGAGCATACAGTAAATATCCAAACAGCAAACGGAGTTGAGGAAGTATCTGCAGATCGTATCTTTATCAATACAGGTGCTAAGCCATTTATTCCTTCTGTAGAAGGTTTAGAAGTAGGTAAGAGAATTCACACAAGTGAAACTTTAATGAATCTCGAGGATTTCCCTAAGACATTAACAATTTTAGGTAGTGGTTTCATTGGCCTAGAATTTGCGGCAACATATGCGAAGTTTGGTACAAAGGTTACAGTTATCGACAAGGCAGAAAAGTTACTTGCTAGAGAAGATAACGATGTAGCAAGTGCAGTATTTGAATCCTATAAGTCATTAGGTGTAGATTTCATCTTTAGTGCAGACACAAAGCATGTAGAACAAGATGAAAATACAGTGACTGTATCTTATGAAGTAAATGGAGAGACTGGTAAGATTTTTTCTGATGTATTACTTGTTGCGACAGGTAGAACTCCAAACACAAAAGAACTCAACCTAGAAAATGCTGGTGTTTCGGTTTCAGAACGTGGTTTTGTAAATGTGAATGAACACCTACAAACAAATAAGCCACATATCTTTGCGATGGGTGATGTAAACGGTGGACCACAGTTTACGTATATCTCTTTAGATGACTATCGTATTGTGAAGAGCTATTTAGATGGTAATGGTGCTTATATAAGAAATGATAGACAACCAATTGCTTTCTCGGCATTCTTACATCCAACATATTCTAGAGTTGGGTTAAGTGAGAAGGAAGCGCGTCAGGCTGGATATAACATTAAGGTAGCGACATTACCAGTTACTGCAATTCCTAAGGCTAAGATTCTTGGTAATCAAACAGGTATTTATAAGGCGGTTGTAGACGCTGATACAAACCGGATTTTAGGTACAGTACTATTTGCTGAAGAATCTCATGAAGTAATCAATATCGTAGTAACTGCAATGATTGCGAAGCAACCATATACAGTACTTGCAAATCAGATTTTCACACATCCAACAATGGCTGAAGCATTAAATGATTTTTTGGTTTAA
- a CDS encoding IS110 family transposase, which produces MINIGIDIGKFKHCAPVLDDSTGEVLIKPFFLTNDRKGFDLLYSKTKQFIRRKHSVGMEDTGHYMINLTNYLLDKKFTVKYINPRATCLRRKELGISAKNDRKDALLIAEMLSEKKFWRSISPRSIENGKFRDITRLYHQLQEQQNQDMNRLQRALDIVFPEVNSLSCTRYSKAYMKFLSAYPSASSIAFEDIRNLRKALKTEGSGRQCKVTAEEIRYLAKHSVGEDSSSIDLEVTSIIAIINAREEQIRILEKKIEEFSHKLNSPIISIPGISHISGMTILAEIGDINHFHNTENLISFAGMDPLVYQSGKYDATHMPISKHGSRYMRKALYQAVFTVCKYSPTFHAYYTKKRNQGKSHRCA; this is translated from the coding sequence ATGATCAACATTGGTATCGATATCGGTAAGTTCAAGCACTGTGCTCCAGTACTCGATGATTCTACCGGTGAAGTTCTCATCAAACCCTTCTTCCTCACAAACGATCGGAAGGGATTTGATCTACTCTATTCTAAAACGAAACAATTTATTCGCAGGAAACATTCTGTCGGTATGGAAGATACCGGTCATTATATGATCAATCTCACAAATTACCTACTCGACAAGAAATTTACTGTCAAATACATCAATCCAAGGGCTACCTGCCTACGTCGCAAGGAACTTGGTATATCTGCCAAGAATGACAGAAAAGATGCGCTTTTAATAGCAGAAATGTTAAGTGAGAAGAAATTCTGGCGTTCCATTTCTCCACGTTCTATTGAAAATGGTAAATTTCGTGATATCACTCGTCTTTATCACCAACTCCAAGAGCAGCAGAATCAAGATATGAATCGACTACAGAGAGCGCTAGATATCGTATTTCCAGAAGTGAATTCACTTTCATGTACACGCTACTCAAAAGCGTATATGAAATTCTTGTCAGCTTACCCTAGTGCTTCATCAATCGCCTTTGAAGATATCCGTAATCTTCGCAAGGCACTCAAAACAGAGGGAAGTGGCAGACAATGCAAAGTGACTGCAGAAGAAATCAGATACCTTGCCAAGCATTCTGTTGGCGAAGATAGCAGCTCCATTGATTTGGAAGTAACATCTATCATCGCTATCATCAATGCCAGAGAAGAACAGATTCGTATTTTGGAAAAGAAAATAGAAGAATTCAGTCACAAGCTAAACTCTCCTATCATTTCCATCCCTGGCATTTCTCATATCTCAGGAATGACAATTCTTGCGGAAATCGGAGATATCAATCACTTTCATAACACGGAAAATTTGATATCCTTTGCAGGAATGGATCCGCTTGTCTACCAGTCCGGCAAATATGACGCTACACATATGCCTATATCCAAGCACGGCTCAAGATATATGCGCAAGGCTCTGTATCAAGCCGTATTCACTGTCTGTAAATATTCTCCGACCTTCCATGCCTATTATACTAAAAAACGTAATCAAGGGAAGTCTCACAGATGTGCCTAA
- a CDS encoding DUF3847 domain-containing protein — protein sequence MNERKQENENLEQIRQESKEIKDKIDDTEERLRQLKNQGKKVLKQDIVKRRKERTHRLITRGAILESLIENAEELTDEEIKILLEEATKTKEFKAIDLEVSILED from the coding sequence ATAAATGAAAGGAAACAAGAAAATGAAAATTTAGAACAAATAAGACAAGAGTCAAAAGAAATAAAAGATAAAATAGACGATACAGAAGAAAGATTAAGGCAACTAAAAAATCAAGGAAAGAAAGTATTAAAACAAGATATAGTAAAAAGAAGAAAAGAAAGAACTCATAGGCTCATAACAAGAGGAGCAATCTTAGAAAGCCTTATAGAAAATGCAGAAGAACTAACAGATGAAGAAATAAAAATCCTACTAGAAGAAGCAACAAAGACAAAAGAATTTAAAGCGATAGACCTTGAAGTATCGATTTTAGAAGACTAG
- a CDS encoding amidase domain-containing protein, translating to MKRRFTLLIAMVMLLTAMATNVFASSANNNSKVSPKEWQEWFNGLSKEEQLSVNYEPSQVLKALSANEVSKVNIDDNYETKTFLTELQNLYPTMEKKYINQYISSYIEIFNMYRGMYPNLSNKAIAEKAKANMLNKIEYMIDDSEYEAKDIIIRSAKEPDGYEAIVDYINKNLKPNYYATLDTTEENINILKRHINSLPNEVKESALLYIEDMESGDNFDETIAKKYLKTNILYRSSEKDAASKGVAYAKTYWENYNPTFPDWGVDCANFVSQCLYAGEKKMKHQYPKIDDSRNWFSYGSEKNQAKYLLRGVVQNV from the coding sequence ATGAAGAGAAGATTTACTCTATTAATAGCCATGGTGATGCTGTTAACAGCAATGGCAACAAATGTATTTGCTTCATCAGCAAATAATAACTCAAAAGTCAGCCCTAAAGAATGGCAAGAATGGTTTAATGGTCTAAGTAAAGAGGAACAATTAAGTGTAAACTATGAGCCAAGTCAAGTTTTAAAAGCACTTAGTGCTAATGAAGTTTCAAAAGTTAATATTGACGACAACTATGAAACCAAAACCTTTTTGACAGAACTACAGAACCTATATCCGACCATGGAAAAAAAGTATATAAATCAATATATATCATCTTATATTGAGATTTTCAATATGTACAGGGGCATGTATCCAAATCTTTCAAATAAGGCTATCGCAGAAAAAGCAAAAGCTAATATGTTAAATAAGATAGAGTATATGATTGATGATTCAGAGTATGAAGCTAAGGATATTATAATCCGCTCAGCTAAAGAACCTGATGGGTATGAAGCCATTGTCGACTATATAAATAAAAATCTCAAGCCTAATTACTACGCTACTTTGGACACGACAGAAGAAAATATAAATATTCTAAAAAGACATATTAATAGTTTACCAAACGAAGTCAAAGAATCAGCATTGTTATATATTGAAGATATGGAATCAGGAGATAATTTCGACGAAACAATTGCTAAAAAATATTTGAAAACAAACATTTTATATAGAAGCTCTGAAAAAGATGCAGCTTCAAAAGGTGTTGCTTATGCAAAAACGTATTGGGAGAATTATAATCCCACCTTTCCTGATTGGGGTGTTGATTGTGCTAATTTTGTTTCTCAATGTCTGTATGCGGGAGAAAAAAAGATGAAACACCAATATCCTAAAATAGACGATAGTAGAAACTGGTTTTCTTATGGTTCAGAAAAAAACCAAGCCAAGTATCTTCTACGTGGCGTGGTGCAAAATGTTTAA
- a CDS encoding AbrB/MazE/SpoVT family DNA-binding domain-containing protein, which yields MTINERGQLVIPKAARERFGLTGGQRLIVLSDDKEGIAMVPAEMFEERMKKAMEWAASKSEE from the coding sequence GTGACAATAAACGAGCGCGGACAACTTGTAATTCCCAAAGCTGCGCGTGAAAGATTCGGTCTTACAGGCGGGCAAAGATTGATCGTGCTCAGTGACGATAAGGAAGGCATAGCCATGGTCCCGGCGGAGATGTTTGAGGAAAGAATGAAAAAAGCAATGGAGTGGGCAGCCTCAAAATCGGAGGAATAA
- a CDS encoding helix-turn-helix transcriptional regulator has product MLKENLIMLRNIHGFSQEEIAEKIDISRQAYAKWESGATVPDILKCKRLADIYGVTIDSLIKTETIDGKENIPPAPKGKNI; this is encoded by the coding sequence ATGTTAAAAGAAAATCTTATTATGCTTCGCAATATACATGGCTTTTCTCAGGAAGAAATTGCCGAAAAAATAGATATCTCCCGTCAGGCTTACGCGAAATGGGAGAGCGGCGCGACCGTTCCGGATATTTTAAAATGCAAGCGTCTTGCGGATATCTACGGCGTTACGATTGATAGTCTTATAAAAACAGAAACAATAGACGGAAAAGAGAACATTCCGCCAGCGCCAAAGGGAAAAAATATATGA
- a CDS encoding alpha/beta fold hydrolase, producing MKKAMKIFVIVLLAVIAALTVAFGFYWHHNVHWYDKYEKALKTAGAEEKQVILPNGNLINYGEVSNEKLALLLIHGQMGIWEDYALVLPELSKNWHIYAVDVYGHGESAHDESLYYLDINGDDLIWFYR from the coding sequence ATGAAAAAAGCCATGAAAATTTTTGTAATCGTGTTATTGGCTGTAATCGCGGCTCTCACTGTCGCTTTCGGATTTTATTGGCATCATAACGTTCACTGGTATGACAAATACGAAAAAGCGCTGAAGACAGCGGGCGCGGAAGAAAAACAGGTTATTCTTCCGAACGGGAATTTAATAAACTATGGTGAAGTCAGCAATGAAAAACTCGCGCTTTTGCTAATTCACGGGCAGATGGGCATTTGGGAAGACTACGCTCTTGTGTTGCCGGAGCTCAGTAAAAATTGGCATATCTACGCGGTCGATGTTTACGGTCACGGAGAATCGGCGCATGATGAAAGCCTGTATTATCTTGACATAAACGGAGATGATCTCATTTGGTTTTATCGATAA
- a CDS encoding IS30 family transposase, with the protein MRCFKQLTQTDRVKLETLYEKKVPIKDIAKILKVHISTIYREIKHGKYYKKVGNSHKRTYSSDLAQQRHETKMRSKGVAKKISRDPRLARYIENKIADDKYSPAVVLGEIKRKNLKFRESICVTTLYNYIDAGVFDRVTNKDLIVKGKRKRKYKKVKKNKEAKRIVGTSIEKRPEYILTRDEFGHWEMDTVKGKNTSHSSMLVMTERKTRKEIIVKLKHHCAEAVVQALNNLEKRLQGKFNILFRTITCDNGTEFSYVEKIERSCTDETQKRTELYFCHPYTSCERGSNEVANKLIRKFIPKGTEFDDYSESKFKTIEEWINNYPRKLFDYRTAEEMFIQELSAVP; encoded by the coding sequence ATGCGCTGTTTTAAACAATTGACACAGACCGATAGGGTCAAATTGGAAACTTTATATGAGAAGAAAGTACCAATCAAGGATATAGCAAAGATCTTAAAAGTGCATATATCCACGATATATCGTGAAATAAAGCATGGCAAATATTATAAAAAGGTTGGCAATTCTCATAAAAGAACATACAGCTCTGATCTGGCACAACAGCGTCATGAAACAAAGATGCGGTCAAAGGGAGTTGCCAAGAAAATATCTAGGGATCCACGTCTTGCTCGATATATTGAAAACAAGATTGCAGATGACAAGTACAGTCCTGCAGTTGTACTGGGTGAAATTAAACGTAAGAATCTAAAGTTCCGAGAATCGATCTGTGTAACCACTTTGTATAACTACATCGATGCCGGTGTATTTGATAGAGTCACTAACAAAGACTTGATTGTCAAAGGGAAAAGAAAGCGGAAATATAAGAAGGTAAAGAAGAACAAGGAAGCAAAACGGATCGTAGGAACAAGTATTGAGAAACGTCCGGAATACATCTTGACCAGAGATGAATTCGGACATTGGGAGATGGATACCGTCAAAGGAAAGAATACATCCCACAGCAGTATGCTTGTTATGACGGAAAGAAAGACCAGGAAAGAAATCATCGTCAAGTTGAAACATCATTGTGCCGAAGCTGTCGTACAAGCATTAAACAATCTTGAAAAACGATTACAGGGGAAATTCAATATACTCTTCAGAACGATCACCTGTGACAATGGGACAGAGTTTTCCTATGTAGAAAAGATAGAACGATCCTGTACAGATGAAACACAGAAGAGAACGGAATTATATTTTTGTCATCCATATACAAGTTGTGAACGTGGCAGCAATGAAGTTGCAAACAAATTGATCAGAAAGTTTATTCCTAAAGGGACGGAGTTTGATGACTATTCTGAAAGCAAGTTTAAGACGATAGAAGAATGGATCAACAACTACCCAAGAAAACTATTTGATTATCGAACGGCAGAGGAGATGTTCATACAGGAACTTTCCGCAGTTCCCTGA
- a CDS encoding FAD:protein FMN transferase, with protein sequence MYVGAIAKGYATQKVAEYLMSTKIKNAVIDAGGNLKALSEKYNGKE encoded by the coding sequence GTGTATGTTGGAGCTATTGCAAAAGGATATGCAACCCAGAAAGTTGCAGAATATTTGATGTCAACAAAGATTAAAAACGCCGTCATCGATGCTGGAGGAAATCTGAAAGCATTATCAGAAAAATATAATGGAAAAGAATGA